A genomic region of Pseudorca crassidens isolate mPseCra1 chromosome 10, mPseCra1.hap1, whole genome shotgun sequence contains the following coding sequences:
- the LOC137231925 gene encoding large ribosomal subunit protein uL30: MEGAEEKKKKVPAVPETLKKKRKNFAELRIKRLRKKFAQKMLRKARRKLIYEKAKHYHKEYRQMYRTEIRMARMARKAGNFYVPAEPKLAFVIRIRGINGVSPKVRKVLQLLRLRQIFNGTFVKLNKASINMLRIVEPYIAWGYPNLKSVNELIYKRGYGKINKKRIALTDNVLIARSLGKYGIICMEDLIHEIYTVGKRFKEANNFLWPFKLSSPRGGMKKKTTHFVEGGDAGNREDQINRLIRRMN; the protein is encoded by the coding sequence ATGGAAGGTgctgaggagaagaaaaagaaggttcCTGCTGTGCCAGAAACCCTTAAGAAAAAGCGAAAGAATTTCGCAGAGCTTAGGATCAAGCGCCTGAGAAAGAAATTTGCCCAGAAGATGCTTCGAAAGGCAAGGAGGAAGCTCATCTATGAAAAAGCTAAGCACTATCACAAGGAGTACCGGCAGATGTACAGAACTGAGATTCGAATGGCTAGGATGGCAAGAAAAGCTGGCAACTTCTACGTACCCGCGGAACCCAAATTGGCATTTGTCATCAGGATCAGAGGTATCAATGGTGTGAGCCCAAAGGTTCGAAAGGTGTTGCAGCTTCTTCGCCTCCGTCAGATTTTCAATGGCACCTTTGTGAAGCTCAACAAGGCTTCAATTAACATGCTGAGAATTGTGGAACCATACATTGCATGGGGGTACCCAAACCTGAAGTCAGTAAATGAATTGATCTACAAGCGTGGTTATGGCAAAATCAACAAGAAGAGAATTGCCCTGACGGATAACGTGTTGATTGCTCGATCTCTTGGCAAATACGGTATTATCTGCATGGAGGATCTGATTCATGAGATCTATACTGTTGGAAAACGTTTCAAAGAAGCAAACAACTTCCTGTGGCCCTTCAAATTGTCTTCTCCACGAGGTGGAATGAAGAAAAAGACTACCCATTTTGTAGAAGGTGGAGATGCTGGCAACAGGGAAGACCAGATCAACAGACTTATAAGAAGGATGAACTAA